In Castanea sativa cultivar Marrone di Chiusa Pesio chromosome 6, ASM4071231v1, a single window of DNA contains:
- the LOC142641569 gene encoding uncharacterized protein LOC142641569 — protein MIQLLFTIVLAEMALIMTLLFWTPLRKLVIMGLDQLKQGRGPLVTKSVGGTMVVVFGSSIYSLMKIQKRSTDSGIVNPTDQVLMAYRHLEVCLIGFSLFLALMIDRLHYYIRELQHLRKNLEMTKKYSQDSEQLEMRKFEETNKPQVKQLESESKQSQNRQMSQKPAQG, from the exons ATGATTCAACTTTTGTTTACGATTGTATTGGCGGAAATGGCACTGATTATGACCCTTTTGTTTTGGACCCCGCTAAGGAAGCTAGTGATCATGGGGTTAGACCAGTTGAAGCAGGGAAGGGGTCCTTTGGTGACAAAGAGTGTGGGAGGGACAATGGTGGTGGTGTTTGGGTCTAGCATATATAGTTTAATGAAAATCCAGAAACGTTCTACGGATTCTGGCATAGTTAATCCAACTGATCAGGTTCTTATGGCATATCGTCATCTAGAAGTGTGTCTTATTG GGTTTTCCTTATTCCTTGCGTTGATGATAGATAGACTACATTATTATATTAGAGAGCTCCAGCATCTGAGAAAAAACTTGGAAATGACAAAGAAATATAGCCAGGATTCTGAGCAACTGGAAATGAGGAAATTTGAGGAGACGAATAAGCCACAGGTTAAGCAGCTGGAATCTGAATCAAAACAAAGCCAAAACAGACAAATGTCCCAGAAACCAGCGCAGGGATGA